A genomic region of Nostoc sp. UHCC 0702 contains the following coding sequences:
- a CDS encoding Uma2 family endonuclease: protein MTAIVTHNYKITWEKLPDDYKLPDDPVDNINQPALAAALTESLQLAGKISANALATTNYGICATLNNRIVIKAPDWAFIPKINVSREQVIRSYTPQLEGDIPVIVMEFISDTQQTEYSVKATYPPGKWFFYERILKVPNYIIFEPDSGSIEMYCLDKNEQYILKEPDENQRYWISEISLFLGVWQGTRENRAGNWLRWWDEQGNLLLWGGELAEQERQRAERLAAQLRAAGIEPED, encoded by the coding sequence ATGACAGCTATTGTCACTCATAACTACAAAATCACTTGGGAAAAATTGCCCGATGACTATAAACTACCAGATGACCCAGTGGACAACATCAACCAACCAGCCTTAGCAGCAGCACTCACAGAAAGCCTACAATTAGCCGGAAAAATTTCAGCTAACGCCTTAGCAACAACTAATTACGGCATTTGTGCCACCTTAAACAACAGAATCGTCATTAAAGCCCCCGATTGGGCTTTCATTCCCAAAATTAATGTTAGTAGAGAACAAGTAATACGTAGTTATACCCCTCAACTAGAGGGTGACATTCCCGTAATTGTGATGGAATTTATTTCCGATACACAGCAGACAGAGTATTCTGTCAAAGCGACATATCCACCTGGCAAATGGTTTTTCTACGAACGCATCTTAAAAGTGCCAAACTATATCATATTTGAACCAGATAGCGGCAGTATCGAAATGTATTGTTTAGATAAAAACGAACAGTACATTTTGAAAGAACCAGATGAAAACCAGCGTTACTGGATATCAGAAATAAGCCTCTTCTTAGGTGTATGGCAAGGTACTCGTGAAAACCGCGCAGGAAACTGGTTAAGGTGGTGGGATGAACAAGGAAACCTCCTACTTTGGGGTGGAGAATTAGCTGAACAAGAACGACAACGTGCTGAAAGACTAGCAGCACAATTACGGGCGGCGGGAATTGAACCTGAAGATTAA
- the radA gene encoding DNA repair protein RadA, with translation MAKSKTFFICNECGAESSQWFGKCPNCDTYDSLVEQTTSPYLADIPTRGGVGNWHATQNNGKSTAKPAKPAKARASLTFEQISDRQVMRWESGYGELDRVLGGGIVPGSMVLIGGDPGIGKSTLLLQVSSQLAEKYRILYVSGEESGQQVKLRASRLGVSKPLEILSDENGKVVETIDENGTAAKIAELEEHHIDADLYVLPETDLEEILKEIDSLRPNLAVIDSIQTVFFPALTSAPGSVAQVRECTAALMKVAKHEDITMLIVGHVTKEGAIAGPKVLEHLVDTVLYFEGDRFASHRLLRTVKNRFGATHEIGIFEMVQNGLREVPNPSELFLGNRDDPAPGTAIVVACEGTRPIVVELQALVSPTSYPSPRRAGTGIDYNRLVQILAVLEKRVGVPMSKLDSYVASAGGLNVEEPAVDLGIAIAIVASFRDRIVDPSTVLIGEVGLGGQVRSVSQMELRLKEAAKLGFKRAIVPKGQKFPDFGIEILPVSKVIDAIIAAIPHQELTAEDLELDDE, from the coding sequence ATGGCAAAATCTAAAACCTTTTTCATTTGTAACGAATGTGGGGCAGAATCTTCCCAGTGGTTTGGCAAGTGTCCTAATTGTGATACTTACGATTCTTTAGTAGAGCAAACTACCAGCCCTTATTTAGCAGACATACCCACTCGTGGGGGAGTGGGTAATTGGCACGCTACTCAGAATAATGGTAAGTCTACCGCTAAACCAGCAAAACCAGCGAAAGCACGCGCATCTCTGACTTTTGAACAAATTAGCGATCGCCAAGTCATGCGCTGGGAATCTGGTTATGGAGAACTAGATCGGGTGCTTGGTGGTGGCATTGTTCCTGGTTCTATGGTGTTAATAGGTGGTGATCCAGGTATCGGGAAATCTACTTTACTGCTGCAAGTATCCAGTCAACTAGCGGAAAAATATCGCATCCTCTACGTTTCGGGGGAAGAATCGGGACAACAGGTAAAATTGAGAGCTTCTCGTTTGGGAGTATCAAAACCCTTAGAGATACTTAGTGATGAAAATGGCAAAGTAGTAGAAACTATTGATGAGAATGGCACAGCAGCAAAAATTGCCGAATTAGAAGAACATCATATAGATGCAGATTTGTATGTATTACCGGAAACAGATTTGGAGGAGATTTTAAAGGAGATAGATTCCCTCAGACCGAATTTAGCGGTGATTGATAGTATTCAAACTGTGTTCTTTCCAGCACTCACATCCGCGCCTGGTTCCGTAGCCCAAGTTAGAGAATGTACAGCGGCGTTGATGAAAGTGGCAAAGCATGAAGACATCACCATGTTAATTGTGGGACACGTCACCAAAGAAGGAGCGATCGCTGGGCCGAAAGTTTTAGAACACTTAGTTGATACAGTACTGTATTTTGAAGGCGATCGCTTTGCCTCTCATCGATTATTACGAACTGTAAAAAATCGCTTTGGGGCAACTCACGAAATCGGCATCTTTGAAATGGTGCAAAATGGATTGCGGGAAGTTCCTAACCCTAGTGAGTTATTTTTAGGTAATCGTGATGATCCTGCACCTGGTACTGCCATTGTAGTTGCTTGCGAAGGCACTCGGCCGATTGTTGTGGAGTTGCAAGCCCTTGTCAGTCCCACCAGTTATCCGTCTCCCCGTCGTGCTGGCACTGGTATAGATTATAACCGTCTAGTGCAAATTCTCGCCGTCTTAGAAAAACGGGTGGGGGTTCCCATGTCGAAATTAGATTCCTACGTAGCTTCCGCTGGCGGGTTGAATGTGGAAGAACCAGCAGTAGATTTAGGAATAGCCATCGCCATCGTTGCGAGTTTCCGCGATCGCATAGTCGATCCAAGTACCGTATTAATTGGGGAAGTTGGTTTAGGCGGACAAGTGCGTTCAGTTTCTCAGATGGAACTGCGGTTAAAAGAAGCAGCTAAATTAGGGTTTAAAAGAGCGATCGTTCCTAAAGGGCAAAAATTCCCCGATTTTGGCATCGAGATTTTACCAGTATCCAAGGTAATAGATGCAATTATCGCCGCTATTCCCCATCAAGAACTGACAGCCGAAGATTTAGAACTTGATGACGAGTAG